Part of the Ornithodoros turicata isolate Travis chromosome 6, ASM3712646v1, whole genome shotgun sequence genome, CAAATGCATATGCAAAACCTATCATAATCATAATTTATCTGTTACTGTTCTATCGTACAGTAAGGTCACATTTCCACGCCGTGCTATAGTGGGTATCGTATTTGGAGATCCGCTTGCTCGTAGCAAAACCCTCgttttccccattttttcttgctTCGTGAAGACTCGTACAAGATTCCTCTCTTTTATTACACTGTTCTTCGAATACCCTCTGCTTCAGCGGTCAGAGCTGTAAAACAgccagtcgaaaaaaaaaaaaagtcaaaagaCGCTGCTCCATCCTCAAGTCCCCCACCAACACAAGGACCGTTTGTGGGTTGGAGACGAATGGTCCGCGGTGGGATTCCGGTCCTCCGCGGACTGGAGAAGACGCACATTTTGATGACGTAGGCTGTGACGTTTACACCATCCGCGGACTTATCCCGGGGATGCGTGCCTCATGTGAACCCACCCTTAGTGTACACTGCCGTGTTCTCTGTGCATACGTTGCTCTACAGTGCTTTGCGGAGATGAGCGTCCTGGATGGGCGCATGCGGTGCAGGCTGTGTCATCGCTCGATAAGCCAGTATTTTACTGAAAGATGCCGTGCCAGTTAGCGTTGGTACAGTCTCTTTTGGGCGTCATGTCATTTCTCCGCCTGTCAGACGACACCGGTTGTAATCTGCAATCTGTGTGTAGGGAGATGGCGTCATGACCAATACTGCTGATATCGCATCGAGGTAGCTATCACCGACCTAGGAAACTAGCGCCACTATTGTGGATGACCAGCGCCTCTGTGTTCCGGAACCATTGGGCAGGCAtatagtatataggaggctatggttgTTTGCACCTGGAAAGATTTTCACCGATTCTTtagatttcctacaggttttgtaccATTCGTTGGcgcttgaaacaccatgcaaaatcTGCTAATGAAGCTATACTATACTGTTGAATCTGTGGCCGCTTGGGCTCCCAAATGGCGTTGTGCAAACTTTGCTGCAACAGCCCTGCGTTTCATTCTACTGAGCGATAAtgtaatacagtcaaacctcgttacaacgaaacgcgatataacgaaattcgcgatagagcgaaataatttggattccccggcagagggccatagagatcaatgtattttaactcccgctaCAACGAAACACTTTTCAGCCGCCGCCTCGATACAGCGAAAGAACGAGATAAGTTTTATGACTCCAAAGCCGACTTTAGGGTCATgaaaacaaagggcgcaagcagcgtcctgttcccgcggcgaaagatggcacgcgcgattagggtagggaggaatctggtgcctacaaaaggaagtctgagtcattggaaggttaGGGATTTTCTTCCGAGGCTTCTCCTCCTTTTCGCGCTTGTTTTGAACTGTCCGGTTGCAGCCAAGTAAAAAGAGCACAAGACGCAAGGCGCTATCGCACGCGTGGGAAACGCTTCGTTCGCGTGGCGGCGTAAGTGACGAAATCAGCCTAGATGATTTTCTTGACAGGGACAAACATGCCGTAGCAACGGAGAGCCTTACGGGAAAACGCACTGTCATAGACGTAGAAGGTTTGCGGGAGATCGCAACATGATATGGAGAAAGCTGCGGAGGCTTCGGCGGCGTACGAACAATGCGTGACACCGCGTCTTCTAGGCACGACGCAGACGCGTATAAccggctatttcacgcaagaataaaataCCGTAGGTGCACTTTggcgctgtatttgtagttgttgtcatttttcacgaaaaacTTTTCCGCGTCGTAGCGggagtttcgttatatcgacGCTTATGTACAGCGCGCGCCCTCGCAAACGTCGCAATCCGTGACCTTCAATTCggtacaacgaaagaaattgcagtccccgtgggtttcgttatatcgaggttcgactgtacttGTGGGGAAACCTACCGCAGTGTTCAAATGGCATCGATGATCTCCGGTGATATCCTTTCTCAGCCAGGGAGCTTAGCTGGCTGCTTAACGCCGTCGGCGCTGAACTACGACGGTTCGTTAGGCGAGCGCAGCCTTTCCAAGAGGGCGGGTGATCGAATTCTGGCTGCCGCTCTGCCAACTGACTCACATGGTGGGACCAGGACGGCGTCTCTGATTTAACGCCAGATTTTCGCAACGATTTGGTTGTACCTGAGTGGGAAACAATCGTTCTCTCCATTATTGAGCACATATCAGTCGTACCCACCTTCTAACTGCGATGCTGACTCCAAAATGCTAAGCCTACTCTGTGCATCCATTTTCTGCAGCAGGAGAGTACCAACTGCCAGAACGTCTTCCTTCTTCCCATTGTAGTCTTGAATTGCTGTCGGAAGAGCACTGTTCTGCTGCCCTGATTGTCTCGTCGTCGGGGGCGTGCCGCATCCATTCTCACACTTGTCTTCTGGAAGGTCAGGTTCCCATCATTTTCCCAAACTTTTAACTTGATACAACTGCGACACCCATTAAAATTCCCCTTTAAAGGGGCCGCACAGATTGTGTGTTCCTCAGAAGAAACCACCACCAggtcataatcggcaaacctTACGAGGAgtccgtccgcacgatccgtcAGGAGCGctgctcatcggcccgcgagatctccatcatgattggacaatggaaattttgaATTTTGAATGCGCAAAAGTGGACATACTActcccgtagcagacgacagcaaccgCTCCTATAAAAACGCGTAGAaggatgatgataatcaactttagaatgaagCATCTCCTGTTGGACATCCGCcacttgtacagaaatactaaggtaagctaaagtacaaagtactgcagaaattgaggaagcaataaccgggtcgatgagcagcgccaccgctagcttccaaatgcggcactGGGAAGGGGTACCTATGACAtagtcgttataatctagtaggtcgtggtcataacacacacaaaagagtCACTTAGAAAAATAACGTGCACTCTTTGCAATATTATTTGAGGCATTCAATGCATCAAATCGTGAGTAGGCTTGACAACAGCAAACCTTGTGTGCTACTTGAACTGATTTATCGGTGGACGCGAACGTACCACTCACCCGTTTGTCCAGCTTTGTCTACCGCCGATGTTTCTTCGTAACGGCTGAATGCAAACACAGATTCTGACCTTCGCGGACACACTCTTGCCCTATCATGAACAAAGGGTTCCGAGGTCCTCCTGTACGGCGGGTAGGACACTGGCTGGTGCACCAACCTACGTTCACATTCCCTGCTATGGCGGTGCAAGACTGCATGCACGGGAGCACCACGAGATGTGCTGGACAGCGACAACAGGCTCGACGTTGGTTGTAGATCATCAGCCGACGGAGGTGCTGCATGGGTATCCTTTGCAGGTACAGGTAAACTCTGTCGCCTGATCACTGTCCTGGGAAGCATTTTGGGTAAACTAAGCGGCATGCTATGACGCCTACGACCCCAATGTCCAAAAGGCTCTTCCATCCAGGAGTAGTCGGTAGCTGTGCGTTGCAAAAGCGGTGGTAGCACTTCTTCATCCTCGAGGTCACCCTCTTCTTCTTCCGAAGCTAAAGGGGCGTTGAGGTCCGTCTCAAAGGAACCCGTCTCGTCATTGGCGATCAGCTTCTCCCACTGAATGTGGTTAATATGTAGGTTGTCAAGGAGCTCTGTTGACAAAGGCGTGTCCAGAAACTGGTGCCACATTTCAAACAGTGGGCTCACGACAAACTTGAAGAAATCTGTAAATAGGTCTGCTCAAAAGCGTGTTATTTTCCGTAAACAACGTACCAGCTTGTATCTTGGCAACTGTTGTTTTATCTCGGTCGCAGATAGGTGTGACCGGGATATTCAACCTCTTTTCGTAGTCCCCTGGAGCAGAAAATAATTTGTAGGCACAGCTTGGCAAGGGGTGACAATAACTTACCCTGTCTGTAAAACTCCTTGCACACCTGCAAGCTCCATCGATGGCTGATATCCCAAGGACGGCAGGGGTTTCCCAGGTCAGCACATTTCAAGGCAATCTAAACACAATGTGCACTATGTAATAGTTGTCACTTGGAGGTTCAATTCGGAGTACCTGGAGAATAAAATGACGGTATTCTTTCTCTGCCATGTTGAGCACCCTGTTCTCCAAGTATCGCTGCAAGGAGAACCACAATCTGGTTTTTCCATTTGCATTGAAAACATTAGATTAGAAATTGTCATGCATAAAGTTATGAGATGATATAATATGATACCATAGTTTATGGGTGCATATGAACAGCCACAAGGGCCCCAATATTGGCGCCCGCTGTCAGATTACAGCGCATAGCCTACTGTAGACAAAAGTTTACTGAACATGCTCCGGCGCaatccttcctcagagtgacatgcCATCACCTGCAAACTGGTCACTGGGTTATCCAGGCACATGTCTGCAAGTCTGTACAGTCCCATTTTCTGCTAGCTTGTCACTCTAgcgcatgttccgtaaacttttgtccaacaCTGTACACACAATACTTGATCAAATATGCACGTAAGACACACAGGTAGTGCACAGGACATGTAACAGCTACAGCAAAAATTTGTATGCTAAAATTCGTACATTACAACAGAAAAGCGGCTTGGTTCATGTTCATTGAAGGACGGACTAGAATAGGAGAAGTTTAGGCGACTTGGTAAACCCAGGGGAATCAATCCATGAATGCAAACCTTTATTAAGGAATATGGCGTCAGCAATTTTGTGTCGTGATGACAGAGAGAGAAGGTTAAAATATTTTAAAGGGGCAGTTGCACCAGCAATCtacttggctaattttttcgtgcgaaaagtgcttagatattaaagaaacaaatttcAAAGATCATTATTGCTTCAGCAGTTCCAGAAACTCTGGTGGCGTGAcatcactccctaagcggaggagtgagagggtcCCGACGTCCCATAGCTCTGTGAGGcagcggcattccttttctcaaggtcacACCCTGATTGGTTCTGAGGGAGTGACACTCGTTGTTTCTGGCTCTTTGTCACGTATTCCATCCAATAACTACGCCGCTCTTTCAATCAGATTTTTGGATTTCGGTCAACGGTCCACAAGGAACAAAATGACACAATAGTTTCGAAATAGACTGGAACGAATGGAAGACCTGAGTAATCAAATGATTCAAGACCGAGAAAGTCCCATAGATAATtggattaaaaacaattaaaaacccccagtgctagGTAGGATGCAAAAACCCGCAAAAACCCGCAAAAACCGACCAAAAGAGAGTGCTATACACCAGAAACAAGTTCTTCCAAATCTGCTTGCCTATCTGttgttcttctattttcttggtGAAATCAATGGATGCCATACTAACACAATTATCCCCTTCCTCTCGAATGAACCTAGCCTCCTGATAAAGAAGCTTCCCTCTTCCGTGCCCGTGAAAAAGATTTTGCGTTCCGCAGTAATCTGGGGGCTGTTTTTTGCAACCATCGCAATCTTTTACGTGATCTTTTAGAGTTGAATATTGGGAGCTCGCCCTGGCATGCTCCTGCAACCTGACGTTGACGCATCTCTGCGTTTGCCCAATGTAAAATTTCTTGCAACCTAAAGGAATTTTGTACACGATAAGATTTGTGAATAGTGTGAAGCGGGCACTTCTGAACAGCTTCAAGGCAATTTCTCATGGCATGGTTTCTCAATAATccttctggtcaggaaactccggcAAAAAGTTGACATAGGGTGCCCAGATGATGCATGGCGGCGGTCATTCAGGGAGAGATTTTGGTGTGTGCCTGTATCTGTGCATGTGTTTGGATTTTGGCTCCAgctttttctttcccctttttgGCTTTGTATTTTGCCTCCGTAACGACAGGTTCTTTCTTAAATATCCTCGAGGGATATTTCAATCCTTGCACACTGTGCGCATGTAAGAATGTTCTGCACGAACTAAGGAGACTTTGCCTAATTCGATCCTGGAGCGTTTTGTGATGATCCTTATCCAAGGGGGTCTTCACTTGATGAGAAGTGAGcgcaagtgttttttttttcccataaAACTGTGATTTGCATCATGATGACTACTTCTATGGAAATAAACATAAGACGTTCATTAACTGAACTGTGATGAGGCGAATCAGAAAATCCCAGATAGCTTAGCACCGCTTTGAGCTGTGGGAACTTGTTGATAACAAAGGAGAAGGTCTGTTTTGGTTCCTTCTCTCACGGCCGATTGTCCACGaggagtcaaggtcagcgaaaacgtaACATGAAGGGCAGTTCTCCCTTCCtcattccagtaatctcccagaACGCAATgtgtgcgcaaggagcactgtgAGGCATGATGTGTGTGGAGCGAGTGAGGAGCACGCAAAACGCACAAGGAGATTATGTCCATGCTAGACATGTGCGAATAATTATTTTAAAATCGAACTCAAGTAAATACCAAGTTAATACTATGGTACATAGTCAAAGCAAATATAAAAGATATTGTATATGAAGTGAATAGGTAGTTGTATACCTGGTCCGGATACACATTCAGCACATGTACGGATACAGACATGTGTGCAGCATGTATATGCAATATATTTATACAGATCAGAATATGAAGGAGCACTCACATTGTCTTACGTCTTCTTTCATGCAGTTTTTGGCCTTACACGTGAAGCTTTGGAAAcaaatatgcagggtgcttcgCCTAATGTGTTATTAATTCCTGTAAAAAATTTACTTGTCCGAAAAAGATGTGGTCAACAGTACTTATCTTCTGGCAACTTGCGTCACAAATTGCGCTGGTTTTAATTTGCCTTTTTTTGTGGGATTTTAATTTTCAGAATTGAACTCAAAATTTAGCCAAGTGAAGgcaacgttttctttttttttttgtcagcaaTAGACAGCCCATGTAGGAAATACCCTAGCTCATTGAAATGCATGTTCCCTGTTCCACTGGTAACAGCTGAAAAAACGTTCTGAGACACACAAAGTGCTGGCCACCCTCATTTTGACAGGGGACCTTGCCTCACTCATTCAGCTGCCCTCTCAGTGTCACACTATACCGGACAAGTAGATTTCTTAATACAGGAATTAATAACACgtcaggtgaaacaccctgtatattaaatACTGGTAAATTGTATAGGATGAGCAGGTGGGGGTTGGTGAGGCAACACTGTCATACACAGATGTGAGGTACTACAGTTGAAGGGTTGGTCTGTATGACACCACTATCAAAACTCGTTTCAAAGAACGAGGACTAAAAATAAAATGAGCAGATAGTATTTACCTTGAACCTTGACAGGAACTCCTGCTGCCTAGTGATgtctgtagccaggatgagactTCGAATATGTTGTTCTACTTCATCCCTGCATACAGGCGATGCATAACCTCTCATAAAGAACTCTCGGAAACAACCACAACCATAACACAGTCAAACCTCCTTACAGGGAAATGAGATACAAACTGACGTCCATGGGCGTACCCAGAGGAGGGCAAGGAGAGCAATGGGACACATGCGAAAGCTACCCTGTGAGTACGTCAAGGACTACCCTGATTTTGAGGAATTGACATCGTTCCGCGATCGCGATGCGGAGGTTGTCGTACCGCCGCATAACAGTGAACACAGCACCTGGAAAGTGTGCATTGAGAATTGCGGAACACCTCAGCGTGCGTGGCACAAAATATATTGTTCAGCTTGTGTCTCTTtagtgttgaagcaataaatgtgTATGGTATGGTGTGTATGGAATGAACTGCGTTTTCGCTGTACAACTGTACGCAAGTTGTCAAGttttctccgaatttcggatattaactgagctgtaaatcataAAGTCGGAAAAACTCTGTTTCTTGAAAAACAATAAGCTCCGAAAAACATCCTCCAGTAACGCCCAGAAATAAACTcagaaaacccggaaccctagtcATAGGTCGTCATGGCTATTCTCAGATGTCAGAATAGGAAACATTCGCACAGTACGTCTCCAGGGAAAGATGCGTGCTTTGCCCCCTCCCCACTGTGAAAAAAAATCGTGGGAACACCCATGGGCACAACGCGTTTTGCCTCCCGATAGAACAAAAGAGAGTTGGGCTGGCATCTCGATATAAAAAGAAAATTCCCAAAACAGCATGCTGCGTCCCTAACACGTGCCCAAAATCAAAGAAACAAGCAGAAGATTGATCGAAACTGATCGGGAATGCGTGTCGTCAGCTAGCCGGCAACAGTGTACCCGGAAAGGGAGACGCAGAAGAGGTCGTGGATTGCAGTTTCCTACGCAAGTACGAGTGATGCTCACGAACTGCACGGCGGCTTGCCTGTTCGCATCATTCAAGGTGTGCGGCCCGAACATGTACACGTTTATGTTGGTCGCCTCTTCACAATTCGCGGTATGAATCCTCTCAAGTTTCACCTACTTCGGTGCAACGAAAGGAAACGCGACACCCGTAAATTTCGTTTTTTCGAGGCTCGACTGTGTATATCCACTAAAATGCAGCAGGAAAAAGGCTTACCATACAGAATTGTCCAAGTGATCGAAGATCCCGGACTGACGGAGACAGGAAATGGCCGAACGCCAATGGTGGTTCTCTAATACTGAGAAATTCTGCAAAGAAATTGTCTCTGATGTAAAATCTCCTGCGGTGCTAGCAGGGGTCGAGCCTTGGGGGTAAAATAATAGTAGCAAAAAGTCACTACCTTGTACAAGGCTGCAAGGTGATTGGAGGTAGCGATAAGGAAGGGCTGATTGACCCCAGGGTGATCCAGGTCGTGTGTGACAGCTGCTATGAGAGACGCCATCGCCTCCACAGGAGTCATGTGCTCACGTATCTGAGGGTGAAAAAACGTCTCCCTTCCAGCTTCCATATGCTGGACATATGGACCAACCTTGTATTCTAAGAGGAAACAGTGCATGGCCTGGGTTACGTCTGCTGCGTGCACGGAGTTGTGATAGGGGTTGTTGCTGTGGTAACCAGCGTCTATCAAGTCTGAAAGCAAGCCTTTAGCGATTGCATCTTGATGGAATGAGCAGTAGTACTCACTGAAGCAGTGCCACACCTTGACCACATCTAGGTTAAAGGCGCCCATGAACCCGTACTGGTGAAAAAGGTGCACCAGGAGATGGGGCATGGAACGACCTCCCGAGCAAACGTCCAGGGCAAAAGTATTGAACGCCCAGCGGTCCACCTGCCTCAGGAGGCACTGCAATGTAGAAATTATGAACATGAATGAATTTGGACACAGCCATCACTTATAGTGACTGACCCTTGATACTCCATGGTAAGAATCGTCGAGGATGTTCATAAGATGCCTCCATGGTTGTAAGACGGGTTGGTTGTCCCTTCTCCTGTACAGCGTCAGGAAGGGCGTTGTAGTTAATGGCCGATCAATGTCAATGTCCACTGCTAGAGGAAGAAACGAGAGATATCAAGGGACAAACTAGGCAATTCAATGGTCACTTACCTTGCAAGAGATTGTACTCTGACTGACTTAATGACTTTTTGGGCCTCTCTTCCTTACATTCTGACAAAAAACAATACTTCCTTGGAGAAATCTCCAGAAAAAGCACAAACCACCTGTTAGAATGACATATTTTATGGCCATTGCATTAGCCTCTCTATTTTAGGAGGGGGGATTAGTTTCGTTTGTTCAGTGACAAAGTATATTTTTCTAAATCCAATTCCCGAATAGAACAATTTGCTTCACAGATTAGTACAATGAACATTTTCAGGCACAAATAATGATTTTAATATCCATAAAAATCACTCGGAAATCTTTTTAAAAAACTCCATTTTCTGCTAATTTGCCTCACGAACGATCAGGAGTGTGCTGGGATGAGTCTCATACCCAACAGAGACTCGTAGAAAGTTTTCCAAAGGCCTCTCTACAGTTAGCTGGCACATTTCAGCCACATTAGAAGCTTTTAAAATATCATTTTATAAACTTAAATACGTACTCAGCCATATTTACTGTGGAAGTCATTGTCTCCGTGATGTTGTttaaaatttgaaaataagctacgagacacagaaattgcgaaaggctttcttttttttgttcttcacaAGGCACAACCACATGCAGGTTGAGCCATATGGTACATAATTTCAAGGCGAGCAACAATGCAGACTACGTAAAATATCACACACAGGCCCACTTTTCTACGCAGTGTGCGAGAGTTGTCGATATAGAAACAACAAACAGTTGTGTTCCCTTCCACTTGTTGACGCAGGGACTTACGCGCCAATGTAGTTCACTACTGCGCCTTCAAGTGAGGTTCATTTTGTAATGCCAAATAAAATGAATGTCACCTTTTTAGTCCGTAGCGGCGATTCAACGTAAATGAGCCACTCAACAAAAGGTCAAACCTTTGCTAAAACAACTTCCAGAATTCCGAGGTAAATACCACGCTACTCTTACAAAACTCTTTCGTAGGaattcgaaaaaaagaaaagaagaagaaaaacacctCAACTTGGCCAGCTGGAGCAGCTTATTCGTTCCTGTAtgagggagaaaaaaaatgaagcacGCCATAACCCCTATCGACATGTCAGTCACTGATAAGGCCCTTCGGTTCTGACAACTCACTGATAGGGCCCCACTTCACCTTGATTGAATGCCATTTGGAGTCCAATTTTAGCCAGCGGCATATGTGATTTCTGTATTTCTTAGGTGAAGCCACCGCACTTAAGTTAcagcatagaaaaaaaaagaaaaaggaacgctTATTGTTCGAGACTAACTAGCATGTTTTCGGGAAACACAATGTTGTCGGGTTTCATCAAATACAACATTAATTGGCGACTTCTCTCATAGTGCCCTGTGTGCGATGCATTTCATGAAGCGAATATTTGAGCAAGATTTACCTACGACTTTGACGTGGACTATACCATCCTCACTCTTCTCCACAACCACTCTCCTCTGAAAAGTTGGTGGAAACACACACAGAGCAGGTAAGAAAACGTGCGTACGTTGTGCCCCGTTTACATATATGGTCAACACACCAAGTGGAGTTTTGCTCTGTTTGTGTCTAACACGCACGTCTGTCATTGTGCGCTCTTTACGGAACGTTGGTTATTTCACGTTCTTGAACGACATTCGTCCAAGTGACCATGGAGATAGGATGAAATTATTTTGGCTCGAGATGTTTTCCTAGGAAGGGCACGCATTTTTTGCAACAACCGTATACTGCTTTACAAATTCTGTCGGGTGCACTGATTCCATAGGTTTACTCACGTGCGTAGTGTTGCAGACGATCCAATCCTGTGTAGTTCCGAATCGTATGCATGTTGCGTACGGAATCATCGCCTCTCACGACATCCTGGCCCTGAAACCAACACAGCGGGAGTGAAAAAAAGTTGAAATCGGAAACTGACGTCCATTTGAcacgcaggcgagctggtggacgGAATTTACCATGAACGAATGGGTCGCTCGAACCAGCAAAAACATATTACTGCAACCCCAAACACAACCTACAGAATTCATAAGCAAAATCAAGTATTAGACGCTGTCACCGATTCAATGAGACGAGAAGGTCGAAGGTCTTCAATATATTTACTAATTGTACCTGAAGGACTCGTAGCGTAACAGAGCTCCCAGTAAACCTGAAATATCCCAGGTACATCCCACAAAGGTCGTACACGTCGCATATGTCTGcacgtctatgcgacgttatctgtacgtccacaatgtgacttcAAAAAGGTGTTTTATTTTCTATATACCTGGGATATCTGGTAGATGTAAAAACAAAGGAGCAAGCGCGCAttatttttcggagacatcTAGGACACGTGACCCTTAGTGGCATGACTACTACTttatttaccaagtaatcactaatcacattatagacggtagcttgagttaaaaacgCTATATTTGCCTGGATGGGGTGTGAGGAACGTTCGAAGCTATATGCTGACGTGGTTTGCAAGCTCAGAATTAAACTGCAAAGccgttgtcaccgttgcaaacgtgatACGCGCCACGCTACATTTGATGAATGATCTCTAAcattttgtatttcagtatatgctcgctctggtatctcttgaaatccgcATACGCCGTGGAGGGGCCAAAAAGAGAGCCTGCATCTCATATGGTAAAAGGGGAAAGGACATTTACTAACGCATGATCTGAATTGGTCTTGGATCATGGCTGAAAGGTCGCTGGGCACCCCTCCCCAAGTggggtgtgctgccaaaagtagatgccctttttgtttaattagtgTGTGCAGCATTCATTGGCTATAGCAATCAATCACTATCAATTCCAAATTAATTGAACACAAAACGGCATTGATGTTAAAATATCCCCggaacatccaaatatccaaaataAATGTCTATGTGACGGTTCTGGGATGTGCAAACAGTAAGAATGTGCCAGTCGCAtggatgtactttctacgtaaacaggctctctgtgaagctcccatggataccctaacatccaatttgcgatatcgccaggatgtacctgggatgtatatggtttgctgggaggGAATAGAATTGAACAGAATAATATTCAAAACGGACATTCGTCAGTTTTTCCTAACTGTACGAGCGAATAAGAGGACGGTATCAACGCTTCAGACAACATTACGCATCGCTAATGAGTCGACTCCCCTTATTTGAATTGACGTCAGGTGACACGCCATGCGGAAAGGTCCGCAACAAACTGATTTGGAAACGTTGTTCTCTTCACGGAGACATCGAATAAATGGCATCATTCAGAGATCTATGCGGTTCAAAGAACGGTACACCCAATAGAGAATTTtggtacatcgtacgctatcgccttcgcGTACGTAAGGCATAGCgttgaaacagaaacagaacagagagagagcttcgcgcagaaccaccaacgctatctgttacgtacgctatcgcctttgcgtacgatgtactaaaactctccaaTATGTACGGGCAATTCAGCAAAAATCTACCGTACCCGATCAACGGAGAAGGTTCTGAGTCGCTGCCATTGGCTCCGGTACGTACGATAACTCCCCGGTGACGATATCAAGGGTCTTAGGAggaaggagcattaaagtggtatctaacatggcccaaaactgctgtcatcttgtaaagcagtatgtggaaagcattcccacaaaatatttctgtccaaaggccggagcgctccaactgcagaccacacccactctagtgtgacgttcgtggtagagagcccctcattcgttcgtaggaaaaaccgtctgctacgaacattgcgagcttcTTCTTGTTGGCTTCCATTATttgtatgatttatatcacgttttcttaaaaaaaaaaagaagcatatacgcagcctgagaaaataagattacgatcacaagagtaatatacccgtggcttctgtgcaatctcagaattcacagcagccGAAAgctagcgatggcggcggtattgtagcgccacctgttagccactgaaccaactgcgcggtgaaaactgtcggacaggctgcacactgtcgagaagcacggggtttttgctgtacaaacgcagttaatttcgggctgcaccactcgttcttcccgtggtgcctgcggtcccaaaaaatcgtggttgtgtcgtggacagccttcgaaccctccgtttcggacatcacgaagccggagaacgcatggcgtctccgaagcggtagcagacgctccggcctgggcgatgttgctcacctcgatcatgtgatccca contains:
- the LOC135398741 gene encoding 3',5'-cyclic-AMP phosphodiesterase 4A-like isoform X6, which gives rise to MPGRSSNVPVGGFVCPFCGQDVVRGDDSVRNMHTIRNYTGLDRLQHYAQCKEERPKKSLSQSEYNLLQAVDIDIDRPLTTTPFLTLYRRRDNQPVLQPWRHLMNILDDSYHGVSRCLLRQVDRWAFNTFALDVCSGGRSMPHLLVHLFHQYGFMGAFNLDVVKVWHCFNLIDAGYHSNNPYHNSVHAADVTQAMHCFLLEYKIREHMTPVEAMASLIAAVTHDLDHPGVNQPFLIATSNHLAALYKNFSVLENHHWRSAISCLRQSGIFDHLDNSVWDEVEQHIRSLILATDITRQQEFLSRFKRYLENRVLNMAEKEYRHFILQIALKCADLGNPCRPWDISHRWSLQVCKEFYRQGDYEKRLNIPVTPICDRDKTTVAKIQADFFKFVVSPLFEMWHQFLDTPLSTELLDNLHINHIQWEKLIANDETGSFETDLNAPLASEEEEGDLEDEEVLPPLLQRTATDYSWMEEPFGHWGRRRHSMPLSLPKMLPRTVIRRQSLPVPAKDTHAAPPSADDLQPTSSLLSLSSTSRGAPVHAVLHRHSRECERRLVHQPVSYPPYRRTSEPFVHDRARVCPRRSESVFAFSRYEETSAVDKAGQTEDKCENGCGTPPTTRQSGQQNSALPTAIQDYNGKKEDVLAVGTLLLQKMDAQSRLSILESASQLEGTTKSLRKSGVKSETPSWSHHVSQLAERQPEFDHPPSWKGCARLTNRRSSAPTALSSQLSSLAEKGYHRRSSMPFEHCDSLGSIPRERRHSIGFLEPFQATSEDSRPHMSSSGDETRDLFLPIISPNPLRRRRGSLPTALMVSPESEGWERRRGSTGEILSALIGLHARMPFMLAISPRYIPRSAAGLELLTGFWRSRTDWSPSIRRQANSLDSTGRLPSSCSFQRRGSLEFSLFSLSSGRDDN
- the LOC135398741 gene encoding 3',5'-cyclic-AMP phosphodiesterase 4A-like isoform X4 codes for the protein MIPYATCIRFGTTQDWIVCNTTHRRVVVEKSEDGIVHVKVVECKEERPKKSLSQSEYNLLQVDIDIDRPLTTTPFLTLYRRRDNQPVLQPWRHLMNILDDSYHGVSRCLLRQVDRWAFNTFALDVCSGGRSMPHLLVHLFHQYGFMGAFNLDVVKVWHCFNLIDAGYHSNNPYHNSVHAADVTQAMHCFLLEYKIREHMTPVEAMASLIAAVTHDLDHPGVNQPFLIATSNHLAALYKNFSVLENHHWRSAISCLRQSGIFDHLDNSVWDEVEQHIRSLILATDITRQQEFLSRFKRYLENRVLNMAEKEYRHFILQIALKCADLGNPCRPWDISHRWSLQVCKEFYRQGDYEKRLNIPVTPICDRDKTTVAKIQADFFKFVVSPLFEMWHQFLDTPLSTELLDNLHINHIQWEKLIANDETGSFETDLNAPLASEEEEGDLEDEEVLPPLLQRTATDYSWMEEPFGHWGRRRHSMPLSLPKMLPRTVIRRQSLPVPAKDTHAAPPSADDLQPTSSLLSLSSTSRGAPVHAVLHRHSRECERRLVHQPVSYPPYRRTSEPFVHDRARVCPRRSESVFAFSRYEETSAVDKAGQTEDKCENGCGTPPTTRQSGQQNSALPTAIQDYNGKKEDVLAVGTLLLQKMDAQSRLSILESASQLEGTTKSLRKSGVKSETPSWSHHVSQLAERQPEFDHPPSWKGCARLTNRRSSAPTALSSQLSSLAEKGYHRRSSMPFEHCAFLSASGMKERNTRNHPSSRFCDSLGSIPRERRHSIGFLEPFQATSEDSRPHMSSSGDETRDLFLPIISPNPLRRRRGSLPTALMVSPESEGWERRRGSTGEILSALIGLHARMPFMLAISPRYIPRSAAGLELLTGFWRSRTDWSPSIRRQANSLDSTGRLPSSCSFQRRGSLEFSLFSLSSGRDDN